A window of Candidatus Nitrospira allomarina genomic DNA:
AAGGGTGATTACGTCACGATCCAAGCAGCCAATGAAACTTCCGAGGACCAAAAATTTGGAACAGGGCGAAAATTGGTTCGTGATGTGTATGTGTTAAAGGGAAGTCAATTGTTGGGAGGTGCCGATAATCCAGGCTTTGGCGGCGGATTTGGTCAAAAACCCGATCCTTACGCCTCCAGAGGACTTACCGTTAAGAGTGGATCTTATACGGGAATGCCAGAGGGTGCGGTACAGCCAGGAGAAGTCAAGTCAGGAATCACCAGCGACGTTGGTATGATGACTGGTGCTGCACCTTGCTGGCAATGTGCACCCCAACCGACCACAGTCAATGAACGGACAGATAAGACCGTTGCCACTGACTACGGGGATGATCGCAAGAACTTTAACAAGGGTACGGTTCAATAGGTTTCTGATAACAAGCCATTTTTGTAGTGTAAAAGAGCGTGCCGGTCAATATCCGGCACGCTCTTTTGTTATTTGCTCCATGAAATCAATAAGGATTACAGAAAGAAAATTTTATCTGTTTTAATCTGTCGGCGGGAGAAGAACGAGAGACCATGGAGGAATTGGATCTTCGAGGTGTAATTTGTCCCTATAACTTTGTGAAGACGAAGCTTAAGCTGGAATCTTTAGAAAACGGTGATCAGTTGAGGGTCTTGTTGGATGAAGGCGAACCAATTCGAAATGTCCCGCAAAGCATTACCAATGAGGGTCACCAGATCCTTAAACAAGAAAAAGTTGACCATTATTACCGTGTGGTTATTCAGAAGGTGAGTGTGTGATGGCGGTTGAGCTGGAGCTTTCAAGTAATGTTCCCAATTGCCTTTTACTCCTTTGAGGTAAGCCTTGTATTAAAAGCGTTATTTCTCCTTTAATCGATTTACCTTTTAACTGTTGAACCACTTCTTCAATTTCTCCCCGTAGAATTTCTTCGTTGAGTTTTGTCAGTTCCCGTGTCAGTACGATGTGTCTGTTTCCCATGACGGTAGTGATGACTTGTAATGTTTTGAGAATCCGATGCTGGGTTTCAAAAACAATAATGGTACCTTTTTCCTCTTTAAGATTTTGGAAAAATTTTTCCCTGGCTCCTGGCTTTCTGGGCACAAATCCCTCAAAAATAAATCGATCCGTTGCCAAACCTGACACGCATAATGCGGTCAGAACGGAGGATGGTCCTGGAATAGGGATAAGTGGAATATTTGACTTGATCGCCTGTCGAACCAGATAAAACCCCGGATCAGAAATAAGAGGGGTCCCCGCATCGCAAACCAAGGCAACGGAGCTCCCTTCCTGGAGCCGATGGAGGAGAATGTCGGTTTTCTCCTCTTTGTTGAAATCGTGATAGCTGGTGAGTGGTGTGCCGATGTGATAATAGGTGCAGAGTTTTTGTGTGCGACGTGTGTCCTCGGCTGCAATAATGGCTACCTCCTGTAAAATACGGATAGCCCGGAAGGTCATATCTTCCAGATTGCCGATAGGTGTGCTGACAATATAGAGCGTTCCGGTCATGGTCTATTGAGGGAAAATGATGTAGGGCAAAGTTGGAGATGGTACTGCGTGAGGCTGCCATTGTCCAGGAGGATCCAGTCGTACCCACCTCGTCACTCAGTTGCCAAATAATAAGGATATGAAGGATGGGTGACATCCATAGTTTGCAAAGTCAGGTGGCTCTGGTTGCGGGAGGTGGAGTGGGCATTGGACGTGCCATTGCCCGGGCGTTAGTGGGGCAACAAGTGGGAGTCGCTATTTGTGGAAGACGTGTGGAAGAATTGGAGCGCACAGCAGGCGATCTCATTCAGGCTGGCGGAGAAGTGCTTTCGGTACCATGCGATGTGACCCAACGGGACGATGTTGAGCGTACCATAAAGAGAGTGATCCAGAAGTTGACAGGCTGGACATTCTTGTTAATAACGCAGGAGCATCAGGTCAAACGCCGATCCATGATCCGGATGATTCCAAATGGCAGAATATTCTTCAAGTGAATTTAACAGGCAGCCACTTGGTTTCGAAACTTGCTATTCCACATATGCTCCCCCACCACTATGGACGAGTCGTGAATATCTCCTCCGTCTTGGGACGATTTGGCGTGGCAGGGTATTTGGCCTATTGTACAGCCAAACATGGCATTTTAGGGTTTACCAAAGCTCTGGCACTGGAAGTCGCCTCTCAGGGCATAACGGTGAATGCCATTTGCCCAACGTGGGTGGATACCGCCATGGCCAGGCAGGGTATCGAAGAAACGGCTGCCAGCCTTGGGATTTCACCAGGTGAATTTCGTGAAATCGCGATTAGTACGATTCCGAAAAAAGGATGGCGGAAACCGAGTAGGTGGCCAGTGTCGTCCTGTACCTCTGCTCACATGCGGCTAGTGCAATAACCGGTCAAGCCTTAAATGTTTGTGGTGGAACTACCGCAGGGTGTGATTTTCCTAGTCTTGGCAGTGAAGGAAAGCTGATAACTCATTGATTTTCTTGACCTTCTATATATGCAGATCTATACTCGACATGGCTCACTGTGCATGTTTCTTTACTAGGTTGTTCAATGTCTGAATTACTGCCATATCTCACCATGGGCCTTTATTTTGGAGGCACGCTCCTTTTTCTTTTGTATCTCTGGCACCGTTCTGATGCCATCTCAAAAATTTCTCTTGTGGCCACAGGTTTGGGGTTTGTTTCTCATACCACAGCGCTCATCATGGCTATGATATCGACGGGACATGTCCCTATCATGACATTTAAGGACGCGATGTCATTTTTTGCCTGGGGGTTAGTGCTGGTCTTTTTGGTTGTTGGCCTGAAACGGGGCTTAGAGGTGTTGGGCGCCTTTATCCTTCCACTGGCCTTTCTGTCTCTCGTTTCGGCAACCCTGGCCCCTCAGTCAGCCAGCACCCTGGCCCCGGTCTTTCAGACGGTTTGGGTGCATGTGACCCTGAGTATCCTGGGTACCATCGGATTTGCTGTGGCCTTTGTGGCCGGGCTGATGTATGTGATGCAGGAGCGTCTCTTGAAGTCCAAACAATTTAATGTGTTAGCTTTCAAGCTCCCCCCGCTGGATTTTTTAGATTCTCTCAATCAACGATCTATCCTTTTTGGGTTTCCCTTATTGACCTTAGGAATTCTGACGGGGGCCGTTTCAGCACAATTAACGATTGGGTCGTACTTGAGTTGGAACTCTGAGCAAATTTGGGCGTTAATTACCTGGTTTTTTTATTTCGCGGTCCTGATGGGAAGGGTGACGGCCGGATGGAGGGCGAAAAAAGCCGCTTATCTAACCATTGTGGGATTTGCCGGAGTAATTTTGACTTTTGTGGGCATCCTTATCAAAAGTCCTCAACCAATGTCACCGTTATGAATATTATCGTTTTAGGCCTCAATCATCGGACGGCTTCCGTTGAACTTCGTGAATTACTGGCCATTCAGGATAGCCGGATGGGAGAAGCGTTGGGTCGGCTCATGGCGTATTCCGGAATAAAAGAGGCCATGTATCTGGGGACCTGTAACCGTGTTGAAGTATATGCCGTCGTGGAAAAAAGAGAATGGGGTTTTCGTCAATTGGAAGATTTTTTGGTCTCAACCCATTTCTCTTTATCTTCGGAGGATTTACTCCCTCACCTGTATCGATATAGTGATGATGAAGCCATCGCGCATTTATTTCGTGTATCGGCTAGTTTAGATTCCATGGTCGTGGGAGAGCCACAGGTCCTGGGGCAAGTTAAGGAGGCCTATGAGCTGGCTCTGACCCATCGTTCGTCCGGAGTCATTCTTAATAAGGTCGTCAAGAAGGCGATTTCGGTAGGAAAAAGTGTCCGGACGAACACGCGGATTGGGGAATATGCGGTTTCTGTCAGCTATGCCGCTGTGGAATTAGCCAAAAAAGTTTTTTCGAATCTGAAGCAACGAGTTGTGTTGTTAGTCGGTGCCGGGGAGATGGGAAAATTGGCGGCCCAACACCTGGTGAATCAGGGTGTAAAGGAGGTTCTCATTGCCAATCGGAATCATCATCGTGCTTTCACACTGGCCGAGCGCTTCCATGGACAGGCGGTTCCCTATGAACAGCTTCGAAGCACGCTACCCAAGGTGGATATTGTGATTTGCGCCACGGGTGCTCCCCACTATGTTATTACCAAAGATGATATAGAAATGGCGGTGTATCATCGAATGAACCGTCCCATGTTTTTGATTGATATCACGGTGCCTCGAAATATTGATCCGGCGGTCAAGGATGTTGATAACGCCTATGTGTTTGACATTGATGATCTCAAAGCCCATGTGGGGCATAATCAGGAAGAACGATTGAAAGAAGCCGAAACCGCCGAGCACATGGTCCGGGAGGAAGTCGGAAGTATGGTCGCCTGGGTTCGTGGCCTGGAAGCAACGCCCACTATTGTGGCCTTGAGAAAAAAAGCGGAAGAGATCAAACAAGGCGAGTTGGAGAAAGTCTTCGGTCGTCTGGGAGAATTGTCGCCGAAGGAGCGAGCTGCTATCGAAGGGCTGGCCTCGGCGATTGTGAATAAATTACTCCATGGTCCGGTCGTGACCTTAAAGTCGGAAGCGCAATCTCAAAATGGATTTGCGTTTATTGAAGCCGCCCGCCGGTTTTTTGAACTTCGCGAGCGGGAGATTCACTCCGGAGAGATCCAACTCCTGGAAGATGAGACAGGTGATGGCGTCAGCGAGGAGCCCCTGCCGCAGAAGGATGGCGTATGAATCAGGGGAAGAGTCGAACACGGTCTACGCTCATTGTGGGAACACGAGGAAGCCAATTGGCCATATGGCAGGCCGAATGGGTGCAAAATCAGCTCAAAGCCCTTGCTCCGGATATTTCTGTCATTCTGAAGCGCATTCAAACCAGCGGAGATAAGATTCAAGATGTGCCTTTGGCCAAAATTGGAGGAAAAGGCCTGTTTGTCAAAGAAATCGAAGAAGCGTTGCTCAGACGAGATATTGATTTAGCCGTGCATAGCATGAAAGATGTACCGTCAGAATTGCCTGATGGATTGGGGATTGTTTGTGTTCCCGAGCGGGAGGATCCCAGGGATGCGTTGATTGCCCGAGGAGGCCATACCTTGGCGACATTACCGATCGGTGCACGAGTCGGAA
This region includes:
- a CDS encoding sulfurtransferase TusA family protein translates to MEELDLRGVICPYNFVKTKLKLESLENGDQLRVLLDEGEPIRNVPQSITNEGHQILKQEKVDHYYRVVIQKVSV
- a CDS encoding cytochrome C assembly family protein, which produces MSELLPYLTMGLYFGGTLLFLLYLWHRSDAISKISLVATGLGFVSHTTALIMAMISTGHVPIMTFKDAMSFFAWGLVLVFLVVGLKRGLEVLGAFILPLAFLSLVSATLAPQSASTLAPVFQTVWVHVTLSILGTIGFAVAFVAGLMYVMQERLLKSKQFNVLAFKLPPLDFLDSLNQRSILFGFPLLTLGILTGAVSAQLTIGSYLSWNSEQIWALITWFFYFAVLMGRVTAGWRAKKAAYLTIVGFAGVILTFVGILIKSPQPMSPL
- the rsmI gene encoding 16S rRNA (cytidine(1402)-2'-O)-methyltransferase codes for the protein MTGTLYIVSTPIGNLEDMTFRAIRILQEVAIIAAEDTRRTQKLCTYYHIGTPLTSYHDFNKEEKTDILLHRLQEGSSVALVCDAGTPLISDPGFYLVRQAIKSNIPLIPIPGPSSVLTALCVSGLATDRFIFEGFVPRKPGAREKFFQNLKEEKGTIIVFETQHRILKTLQVITTVMGNRHIVLTRELTKLNEEILRGEIEEVVQQLKGKSIKGEITLLIQGLPQRSKRQLGTLLESSSSTAITHSPSE
- the hemA gene encoding glutamyl-tRNA reductase; the protein is MNIIVLGLNHRTASVELRELLAIQDSRMGEALGRLMAYSGIKEAMYLGTCNRVEVYAVVEKREWGFRQLEDFLVSTHFSLSSEDLLPHLYRYSDDEAIAHLFRVSASLDSMVVGEPQVLGQVKEAYELALTHRSSGVILNKVVKKAISVGKSVRTNTRIGEYAVSVSYAAVELAKKVFSNLKQRVVLLVGAGEMGKLAAQHLVNQGVKEVLIANRNHHRAFTLAERFHGQAVPYEQLRSTLPKVDIVICATGAPHYVITKDDIEMAVYHRMNRPMFLIDITVPRNIDPAVKDVDNAYVFDIDDLKAHVGHNQEERLKEAETAEHMVREEVGSMVAWVRGLEATPTIVALRKKAEEIKQGELEKVFGRLGELSPKERAAIEGLASAIVNKLLHGPVVTLKSEAQSQNGFAFIEAARRFFELREREIHSGEIQLLEDETGDGVSEEPLPQKDGV